One Acinetobacter pullicarnis genomic region harbors:
- a CDS encoding copper resistance CopC family protein: MKFFQNKMMKLRNVFGGMTLMVLASNAFAHVQLESATPAINASITGQPQQIKLNFAEEVMLMNIKLLDAQGKGIYLDYQVKHDLMKSFEIAVPKLKEGKYRVVWSTMGKDGHNMGGEYSFTLKATK, encoded by the coding sequence ATGAAATTTTTTCAAAATAAAATGATGAAGCTTCGCAATGTGTTTGGGGGAATGACCTTAATGGTTTTGGCTTCAAATGCATTTGCCCATGTCCAACTTGAGAGTGCAACGCCAGCTATTAACGCTTCTATTACGGGACAACCTCAACAGATAAAGCTAAATTTTGCTGAAGAGGTAATGTTAATGAATATCAAATTACTGGATGCTCAAGGGAAAGGAATCTATTTAGATTATCAAGTAAAGCATGATTTAATGAAATCATTTGAAATTGCTGTGCCAAAATTAAAAGAAGGCAAATACCGTGTCGTCTGGTCGACGATGGGTAAAGACGGCCATAATATGGGTGGCGAGTATAGTTTCACGCTTAAAGCGACAAAATAA
- a CDS encoding heavy metal sensor histidine kinase, which yields MSNKLFNAISFRIALIFSLSTVTILFIMGLVIHQGAIQHFETQDRIQLEGKIQLVQNLLEQNQANSQALNLYLKDALIGHHDLLVQIEDASGQIIFSSAPTIINTQQFVQSKNDSWVNWETQGKTYHGLIYKKDFDKNPNMPSTRIIVGIDTSEHLHFLNDFRRELFYIGLVGTLCLMFLGWFAAWKGLRPVQKMATVAEGISAQHLTERLALENIPTELQSLAIAFNDMLDRLELALEKLSDFSSDLAHEIRTPINTLMTQTQVCLSRNRDINVYKEVLFSNLEEFEHLARMVSDMLFLAKGEHALKASDVQEIDLVKEVSTLFDFYDALAAEKNMLLQQRGAGAVRANPTMLRRALSNLLSNAIKYGKPNSIIQINYQHNTHSTLFSIQNESPPILTEQLARLFDRFYRTDASRQRVKEGTGLGLAITKSILDLHGATIEVNYHAGHICFSIIFKH from the coding sequence ATGAGTAATAAACTCTTCAATGCCATTAGTTTTCGAATAGCCCTTATATTTTCGCTTTCCACCGTTACTATTTTGTTCATCATGGGGCTAGTAATACATCAAGGCGCCATACAGCATTTTGAAACTCAAGATCGAATACAATTGGAAGGGAAAATTCAGTTGGTGCAAAACCTTCTTGAACAAAACCAAGCCAATTCTCAGGCATTAAATTTATATTTAAAGGATGCACTCATTGGGCATCATGATTTATTGGTTCAAATAGAAGATGCTTCTGGTCAAATTATTTTTAGCTCGGCACCGACAATTATTAATACACAACAATTTGTACAATCAAAAAATGATTCTTGGGTTAACTGGGAAACACAGGGTAAAACCTATCATGGGCTTATTTATAAAAAAGACTTTGATAAAAACCCCAACATGCCCTCTACCCGGATTATTGTCGGGATTGATACCTCTGAGCATTTACACTTTTTAAATGATTTCAGACGTGAGCTGTTTTATATCGGATTAGTCGGTACCTTGTGTTTAATGTTTTTAGGCTGGTTTGCAGCATGGAAAGGTTTACGGCCTGTGCAAAAAATGGCGACTGTGGCTGAAGGTATTTCAGCGCAACACCTTACAGAGCGTTTAGCCCTTGAAAATATACCCACAGAGCTTCAATCCTTGGCAATCGCATTTAATGACATGCTTGATCGGCTAGAGTTAGCACTGGAAAAACTCTCTGATTTTTCATCGGATCTTGCTCATGAAATTCGAACTCCAATTAATACATTAATGACGCAAACACAGGTCTGTCTTTCTCGTAATCGAGATATTAATGTTTATAAAGAGGTGTTGTTTTCAAATTTAGAAGAATTTGAACATCTGGCGAGAATGGTGTCGGATATGCTGTTTTTAGCAAAAGGTGAACATGCTTTAAAAGCAAGTGATGTTCAAGAGATTGATTTAGTCAAAGAAGTGAGTACTTTATTTGATTTCTATGATGCTTTGGCGGCTGAGAAAAATATGCTGCTGCAACAAAGAGGAGCAGGCGCTGTTCGGGCGAATCCAACGATGTTACGTCGGGCATTAAGTAATCTTTTATCCAATGCGATTAAATATGGCAAACCCAACTCAATCATCCAGATCAACTATCAGCACAATACCCATAGCACCTTATTCTCTATTCAAAATGAAAGCCCTCCGATTTTAACTGAACAGTTGGCGCGCTTATTTGACCGTTTTTATCGTACCGATGCTTCCAGACAACGTGTTAAGGAGGGAACTGGTTTGGGTCTGGCCATTACCAAATCAATTCTTGATTTGCACGGTGCAACCATCGAAGTCAATTATCACGCTGGCCATATTTGTTTTAGCATTATATTTAAACATTAA
- a CDS encoding heavy metal response regulator transcription factor yields MKILLVEDEQKTGDYLKQGLSEAGYITDWVTDGLTGKHQAFSEEYDLIILDVMLPKLNGWEIIHEIRQSGKSMPILFLSARDQIEDRVKGFDLGADDYLVKPFAFAELLARIKSLLRRGQQKEDSNLITIADLELDLRKRRVIRAGQRIDLTAKEFALMELFMRRRGEILPRTLIASQIWDMNFDSDTNVVEVAIKRLRNKVDNNFTPKLIQNIRGMGYVLEVEDE; encoded by the coding sequence ATGAAAATCTTATTGGTAGAAGATGAACAAAAAACGGGTGATTATTTGAAGCAAGGACTGTCCGAAGCTGGTTATATTACCGATTGGGTAACGGATGGGTTAACGGGTAAGCATCAAGCATTTTCCGAAGAATATGATCTAATTATTTTGGATGTCATGCTACCGAAACTTAATGGTTGGGAGATCATCCATGAGATTCGTCAAAGTGGCAAAAGCATGCCTATTCTTTTTCTATCTGCGCGTGATCAAATTGAGGATCGTGTGAAAGGATTTGACTTAGGCGCAGATGATTATCTCGTTAAACCTTTTGCCTTTGCTGAGTTATTAGCACGGATAAAAAGCTTACTTCGACGTGGCCAACAAAAAGAAGATAGTAATCTGATAACCATTGCAGATCTTGAACTTGATTTGCGCAAACGTCGTGTGATCCGAGCTGGACAACGTATCGATTTGACCGCAAAAGAATTTGCGCTGATGGAGTTATTCATGCGTAGGCGCGGAGAGATTCTGCCGAGAACACTTATTGCTTCGCAAATTTGGGATATGAATTTTGATAGCGATACGAATGTTGTAGAAGTTGCAATTAAGCGTTTAAGAAATAAAGTCGATAATAATTTCACACCTAAATTGATTCAGAACATCCGTGGGATGGGATATGTTCTTGAGGTCGAAGATGAGTAA
- a CDS encoding copper resistance D family protein yields the protein MLWLYATWLIKVFLYFGSIFVIGGAFCYFLLGRYIDINRTILKYITLGAGLGSFSSVFGFFILIGSFANIGLSGMWDINYINILINTATGHVYIIRAVSFLALLVFMLFKLNRGTTQVSKIEGTIFVILLMPIIISFSQLGHITQLTLFAQFLLSIHVLVMSLWMGSLYPLWKTSQLLNGIPLEERMHLFGRIAAFIVGILVLSGLSVALLLIKDIETLFYTSYGQGFMIKILFVLSILVLAAFNKWYFTPRLQEPKFAKKLGYAILFEMLLGLSVLLTTGYITTVIGIGG from the coding sequence ATGCTTTGGCTATATGCGACATGGCTCATTAAAGTCTTTTTATATTTCGGCAGCATCTTTGTAATTGGTGGGGCATTTTGCTATTTCTTGCTTGGACGTTATATCGATATTAATCGAACTATTCTTAAATACATAACTTTGGGTGCGGGTTTAGGATCTTTTTCTAGTGTGTTCGGTTTTTTTATATTGATTGGAAGTTTTGCTAATATCGGGCTGTCTGGTATGTGGGACATTAACTATATCAATATACTTATCAATACAGCTACGGGTCATGTCTATATTATTCGGGCAGTGAGTTTTCTCGCTTTACTTGTGTTTATGCTATTTAAGTTAAATCGGGGAACGACGCAAGTTTCAAAAATAGAAGGCACAATCTTCGTCATTCTACTTATGCCAATCATTATTAGTTTTTCTCAACTTGGGCATATTACTCAGTTAACGCTATTCGCTCAGTTTTTATTATCAATCCATGTGCTTGTGATGTCTTTATGGATGGGGTCACTGTATCCACTATGGAAAACGAGTCAACTGCTGAATGGAATCCCGCTAGAAGAACGGATGCATTTGTTTGGGCGTATCGCAGCCTTTATTGTCGGTATTCTAGTGCTGAGTGGTTTAAGCGTTGCGCTGTTACTGATAAAAGATATTGAAACTTTATTCTACACCAGCTATGGCCAGGGTTTTATGATTAAGATTCTATTCGTGCTCAGTATCTTGGTTTTAGCTGCCTTCAATAAATGGTATTTCACACCGCGTTTGCAGGAACCGAAATTCGCCAAGAAACTGGGTTATGCCATTTTATTTGAAATGTTATTGGGTTTATCCGTTCTACTCACGACTGGCTATATAACCACTGTTATTGGAATTGGAGGGTAG